Sequence from the Pontibacter pudoricolor genome:
AGCAGAAAAATTATACCTATCTCAAACGCTTTATTTTCTATTTTAGCATTTAAAACTGGTTATACTTTTATGGCGAAGCAGAAATGCGTGTTTTGGATAGAGATGGGGTGCTAAACCGCGAGCGCGGCGACTATACTTATTTGCTGGATGAGTTTGAAGTGCTGCCGGGAGTACCTGAAGCGCTGGCATTGCTGAAAGAAAACGGCTATCTGCTTATAGTTATTACTAACCAGGGAGGTATTGCCAAAGGGTTATATACGAAAGACGATGTAATGGCTTGTCACCGGAAACTACAGGATAGTTGCAACAACCTGATTGATGCCATTTACTTCGCCCCCTCTCACCCGAACTATAGCGAGTCCCTTTCCCGCAAACCCGACAGCCTGATGCTGGAACGCGCCATCGCCAAATATGACATCGATACAAACTATAGTTGGATGGTTGGCGATTCTTTACGCGATCTGGAAGCTGCTGAGAAAGTAGGAGTGAGGTCTGTTTTGGTGGGGGATAAGTATAGTGCCGGGACCTACCCGTTGCAGGTGAAGGATATGTGGGAAGCGACGCAGTTATAGTTGTGAGGGAGAATTGCTAATTTGATATTAAATTGAAATTAAATCTTAGAATGAGTAAGATATACCTGAAAAGTAAAGACCGGATAAAGATGTTTATTAACGAATATTATTTCGGTTATAATTACGGTATCATGCTAATGAGATTACTGATG
This genomic interval carries:
- a CDS encoding D-glycero-alpha-D-manno-heptose-1,7-bisphosphate 7-phosphatase, producing MRVLDRDGVLNRERGDYTYLLDEFEVLPGVPEALALLKENGYLLIVITNQGGIAKGLYTKDDVMACHRKLQDSCNNLIDAIYFAPSHPNYSESLSRKPDSLMLERAIAKYDIDTNYSWMVGDSLRDLEAAEKVGVRSVLVGDKYSAGTYPLQVKDMWEATQL